One part of the Bdellovibrio bacteriovorus genome encodes these proteins:
- the ruvA gene encoding Holliday junction branch migration protein RuvA translates to MIGYLRGKIIEVMNDSALIDVSGVGYEIHASSNTLGDLQTLLGNDIIVWIHTHVREDALQLFGFHDKEEKNLFLSLLKVNGVGPKMALSILSGGRPAQIHEMIEAGNAKALSGLPKVGKKTAEQIILTLKGKLVSIEEGGVVAKAKSVAHTQITSALLNLGYKSQLVDQFVSSLPADIAVEDGIRKGFQTLSGGLS, encoded by the coding sequence ATGATTGGATATTTGCGCGGTAAAATTATTGAAGTGATGAACGACTCCGCTTTGATCGACGTCAGTGGGGTGGGTTATGAAATCCACGCTTCCAGCAACACGCTGGGGGATCTGCAGACGCTTTTGGGAAACGACATCATCGTCTGGATTCACACTCACGTGCGTGAAGATGCTTTGCAGCTTTTCGGCTTCCACGACAAAGAGGAAAAAAATCTGTTCCTGTCTTTGTTAAAAGTAAACGGCGTCGGTCCGAAGATGGCTTTAAGCATTCTTTCCGGCGGCCGTCCGGCGCAAATTCATGAAATGATCGAAGCGGGTAATGCCAAGGCGTTGTCGGGTTTGCCAAAAGTGGGCAAAAAGACCGCCGAGCAGATTATTCTGACCCTCAAAGGCAAGCTTGTTTCCATCGAAGAAGGCGGTGTGGTTGCCAAAGCCAAATCCGTGGCGCACACGCAGATCACTTCAGCTCTTTTGAATCTGGGTTATAAATCCCAGTTGGTGGATCAGTTTGTTTCCTCCTTGCCAGCGGACATCGCGGTTGAAGACGGTATCCGCAAAGGCTTCCAGACCCTGTCTGGAGGATTGTCATGA
- a CDS encoding Calx-beta domain-containing protein: MGYQNVIRIFTSVFLMWAVAGCGNLSAEMFGKVGSILNPSLPGPAPLQYPKILKVDADTTGASSVSTLALPRYTTAGIVPIQVHFSGPVNVTGNPTIELETGATKRLATYASGSGTSMLVFEYAVVAGDSALTLDYTGTQAINLNGGSIEPAEDVTGTADEVANLLTLPAPGAAESLSQSTPVLIRTIPEVKRLSTPDTDVYLDGTSLEVIVKYDQPVTVTGNPRITIRIGSNNRIANYVTKVSPSELLFRYEVVVGDDDTDGIEMPAAIELNGATVTNPANEVAVTDLPVKDTTGILTYTSALTASFVSSSQIVNEDAGTLNIPVVLSAPAPIAFKVTIAVMGDAGAEDFTLTSKEVNFAVGETTKYIPLTILDDAVAEPEKRIRLILAKNSLGNGGMLSVHEVLIRDDDSAVVAPKVVSFKQGVGFACALYDNNDLKCFGANDYGQLGNGTVVNTNEPSATPVMQNVAHFEVGGYTVCAANTSGEMWCWGRDNASALPGSVGGKVLQPTKYVNSGVTQVAVSSNALCYLKTNKDLMCWGDDYSGIFGTGSNNASRTLAAPQLVTGQVEEMRLIAAVTGNTLCAVKLDSVTPSQRNLFCWGNRSTWYSSGSTSTVPATPLATNIVSYDLFNDNICVQKDEGAPTVRKNYCWGSGGNGQLTPGTSGAGSTVPVEMSSDYKDMMTSQESIIALKNDGSVWTWGSGGRIPGGNPVVAASAPVQLISGGVKSLLRMSNRYGPTDGLDPRCVLMQDSSVQCWMASPLPVNKTLPVTVIPAGVESVSVSNVFHENYYSACSLMSSGEVLCWGQNSVGQVGDRTLLPRLVPTQALSRNQRQIATGRERSCSVSTYGELRCWGYNSANLSLGVSPAFTSFKTPKIVIGKDVSKVALNDDGGCALLTTGGLNCWGDNNSGQSKPGSASVNTLPNLVLSSGVRDVETSYQAACYIATNDDLFCWGDNTQKQLGLGDTVDRTTIPATPLLSGVDSVSMGGHETSPGSCAVMKNGDLKCWGSGLACMGTNGDTPTTLLTDVKKVSVGRSHMCAIVGDERRLVCWGQNPKGQLGIGTTVDKCYSSGPATVVVEGVRDVSAGSDSTCFVLETGEMKCMGDNNKGVVGTADRFPFPRTVWGL, encoded by the coding sequence ATGGGCTATCAGAATGTCATCCGTATTTTCACGTCAGTTTTTCTGATGTGGGCGGTTGCCGGTTGCGGAAATCTGAGTGCTGAAATGTTCGGTAAGGTCGGATCTATTTTGAATCCGTCTTTGCCGGGGCCAGCTCCTTTGCAATATCCAAAAATCTTGAAAGTCGATGCCGACACCACCGGAGCTTCTTCGGTTTCTACGCTTGCCTTGCCTCGCTATACCACGGCGGGGATTGTTCCTATCCAGGTGCACTTCAGTGGTCCGGTCAATGTGACTGGCAATCCCACGATTGAACTTGAAACCGGAGCGACGAAGCGTCTGGCGACATATGCTTCCGGTTCCGGCACGAGTATGCTGGTATTTGAATACGCAGTGGTTGCCGGGGATTCGGCTCTGACGTTGGATTACACGGGCACGCAGGCAATCAACTTAAACGGCGGCTCTATTGAGCCCGCAGAGGATGTCACAGGCACCGCTGATGAAGTCGCCAATCTGCTGACACTGCCAGCTCCAGGGGCGGCAGAGTCTTTGTCGCAGAGTACGCCGGTATTGATCCGCACCATCCCTGAGGTGAAAAGACTGAGCACCCCGGACACTGACGTGTACCTGGATGGCACCAGTTTGGAAGTCATTGTAAAATACGATCAGCCAGTGACCGTGACTGGAAATCCGCGCATCACCATTCGCATTGGCAGTAATAATCGTATCGCCAACTATGTGACTAAGGTATCCCCATCGGAATTGCTTTTCCGATATGAGGTTGTTGTCGGTGATGATGATACGGACGGTATTGAAATGCCTGCGGCTATTGAACTGAATGGCGCCACTGTCACCAATCCCGCCAATGAAGTGGCGGTGACAGATCTGCCAGTCAAAGACACGACGGGGATTCTGACTTACACGTCGGCTTTGACGGCATCCTTTGTATCCAGCAGTCAGATTGTGAATGAAGATGCGGGCACTTTGAACATTCCGGTGGTGCTGAGTGCTCCCGCTCCGATCGCCTTTAAAGTGACAATCGCGGTCATGGGTGACGCAGGTGCAGAGGACTTCACCCTGACATCCAAAGAAGTCAATTTTGCCGTTGGTGAAACGACTAAATATATTCCGCTGACCATTCTTGATGATGCTGTAGCAGAGCCTGAAAAGAGGATTCGTCTGATTCTGGCGAAAAACTCCCTCGGAAACGGGGGGATGCTCTCGGTGCATGAGGTATTGATCCGGGATGATGATTCCGCTGTTGTGGCGCCGAAGGTTGTGTCGTTCAAGCAGGGCGTGGGTTTTGCCTGTGCACTGTATGACAACAACGACCTGAAATGTTTCGGTGCCAACGACTATGGCCAGCTTGGCAATGGGACTGTGGTCAACACGAATGAACCTTCCGCCACACCTGTTATGCAGAATGTGGCGCATTTTGAGGTGGGCGGATACACCGTCTGCGCCGCGAACACTTCAGGCGAGATGTGGTGTTGGGGACGGGATAATGCCAGTGCCCTGCCGGGATCCGTCGGTGGCAAAGTGCTGCAGCCAACGAAATATGTGAATTCCGGAGTCACTCAGGTGGCGGTCAGCTCGAATGCACTATGTTACCTGAAAACCAATAAAGACCTGATGTGTTGGGGCGATGACTATTCCGGTATTTTCGGTACTGGATCGAACAATGCTTCGCGCACTCTGGCTGCTCCACAGCTTGTCACAGGGCAGGTGGAGGAAATGCGTCTTATCGCGGCTGTTACCGGAAACACCTTGTGTGCGGTTAAGTTGGATTCCGTAACTCCGTCGCAAAGAAATCTTTTCTGCTGGGGTAACAGATCGACCTGGTACTCTTCAGGAAGCACGTCCACTGTGCCCGCGACGCCCTTGGCAACCAATATCGTTTCCTATGACCTTTTCAATGACAACATCTGTGTGCAAAAAGATGAAGGTGCGCCGACAGTGCGCAAAAACTATTGTTGGGGCAGTGGCGGAAATGGCCAGTTGACTCCGGGAACCAGCGGGGCAGGTTCAACGGTTCCGGTAGAGATGAGTTCCGACTATAAAGATATGATGACTTCGCAAGAGTCGATCATAGCTTTGAAAAATGACGGCAGTGTATGGACGTGGGGCTCTGGTGGCCGAATCCCAGGCGGCAATCCGGTTGTGGCAGCTTCGGCACCAGTGCAATTGATCAGCGGCGGAGTGAAAAGTCTGCTGCGAATGTCTAACAGATATGGCCCAACAGATGGCCTCGATCCACGGTGTGTGTTGATGCAGGATTCTTCGGTTCAATGTTGGATGGCCTCGCCGTTACCAGTGAATAAAACACTGCCTGTGACGGTCATTCCTGCGGGCGTAGAATCAGTTTCAGTCAGCAATGTGTTCCATGAAAACTACTATTCGGCCTGTTCTTTGATGTCTTCGGGCGAAGTTCTTTGCTGGGGGCAAAACTCGGTGGGGCAGGTGGGTGATCGAACGCTGTTGCCTCGCTTGGTTCCGACTCAAGCCTTGTCGCGCAATCAGCGACAGATCGCCACAGGGCGAGAGCGCAGTTGTTCAGTTTCAACCTACGGGGAGCTGAGATGCTGGGGATATAACTCCGCAAACTTGAGTTTGGGTGTCAGTCCTGCCTTCACAAGCTTTAAAACTCCGAAGATTGTTATTGGTAAAGATGTCAGCAAGGTGGCATTGAATGATGACGGTGGGTGTGCGCTGTTGACGACCGGCGGACTGAATTGCTGGGGCGACAACAACAGCGGCCAGAGCAAGCCAGGAAGTGCCAGCGTCAACACTCTTCCAAATCTGGTGTTGTCGTCTGGAGTTCGGGATGTTGAAACGTCTTACCAGGCAGCCTGTTATATCGCAACCAATGATGATTTGTTCTGTTGGGGGGATAACACCCAAAAGCAACTGGGATTGGGAGACACTGTTGATAGAACAACGATACCAGCGACGCCGTTATTGTCCGGGGTTGACTCCGTCTCTATGGGGGGGCATGAAACCAGTCCGGGCTCTTGTGCCGTCATGAAAAACGGGGACTTGAAGTGCTGGGGGAGTGGTTTGGCTTGTATGGGGACGAACGGCGACACTCCCACAACATTGCTGACGGATGTTAAGAAAGTCTCTGTGGGGCGTTCCCATATGTGCGCGATCGTGGGTGACGAACGCCGCTTGGTTTGCTGGGGGCAGAACCCGAAGGGGCAACTTGGAATAGGAACGACGGTTGATAAATGTTATTCTTCCGGCCCCGCAACCGTGGTTGTGGAAGGTGTTCGTGATGTCTCTGCGGGCAGTGACAGCACCTGTTTCGTTCTGGAAACGGGTGAAATGAAATGCATGGGTGATAATAATAAAGGTGTTGTTGGAACCGCAGATCGCTTCCCATTCCCGCGCACGGTCTGGGGACTGTAG
- the lpxC gene encoding UDP-3-O-acyl-N-acetylglucosamine deacetylase produces MFLQKTIRKKTVVQGIGIHSGDPCTLTFRPAPADTGVYFIRTDLPGSPSLKVTARNVQATSHQTTIGGPAFSVATIEHCVSALSALRIDNLFIELDGPEIPIGDGSARVFLEALLAVGIVEQDQPRKYCYITEPIYFSEGEKHAYVVPYHGLRLTVTIDFPNPTIGKQTLDLDINEQSFGRDVANARTFGFMKDVEALKSRGLAKGGSLDNCIVLDGETVVNPDGLRWADEFVRHKLLDALGDLVTLEMPLMGHVVLYKAGHDVMNKLVRKIWDSPTSYRHVELGADISDEVRRYTGWTVPV; encoded by the coding sequence ATGTTCTTGCAAAAAACTATTCGTAAAAAGACTGTGGTTCAGGGGATCGGGATTCATTCCGGCGATCCTTGTACATTGACCTTCCGCCCGGCTCCGGCTGACACGGGGGTTTACTTCATCCGCACGGATCTGCCAGGCAGTCCTTCGCTGAAAGTCACAGCTCGCAACGTGCAGGCAACATCTCATCAGACCACCATCGGTGGTCCGGCTTTTTCTGTAGCGACCATTGAACACTGTGTTTCAGCGCTTTCGGCGTTGCGCATCGACAATCTTTTCATCGAACTGGACGGCCCTGAGATCCCTATCGGTGACGGCAGTGCGCGAGTGTTTCTGGAAGCATTGCTCGCGGTCGGAATCGTGGAACAAGATCAGCCGCGCAAGTACTGCTATATCACTGAGCCTATTTATTTTAGTGAAGGCGAAAAACACGCTTACGTGGTTCCGTATCATGGACTGCGCTTGACCGTGACCATTGATTTCCCCAATCCCACCATCGGAAAACAGACGCTGGATCTGGACATCAACGAACAATCCTTCGGGCGTGATGTGGCCAACGCCCGCACGTTTGGATTTATGAAGGATGTGGAGGCATTGAAATCCCGCGGTCTTGCCAAGGGCGGCAGTCTTGATAACTGCATCGTTCTTGATGGTGAAACTGTGGTGAATCCGGACGGGTTGCGCTGGGCGGATGAGTTTGTCCGTCACAAACTTCTGGATGCCCTGGGGGATTTGGTGACGCTGGAGATGCCTTTGATGGGCCATGTGGTCCTTTATAAAGCCGGCCATGATGTCATGAACAAACTGGTGCGCAAGATCTGGGATTCGCCGACCAGCTATCGTCACGTGGAACTGGGTGCGGATATTTCCGACGAAGTTCGCCGTTATACGGGCTGGACTGTCCCAGTCTGA
- the ruvB gene encoding Holliday junction branch migration DNA helicase RuvB → MSRILEGDPVEGEKSWENELRPQKFEDFPGQDDVKEKLKVFVAAAKHRGESLDHVLLCGPPGLGKTTLSKIIANDMGAEIKMTSAPAIDKKGDLAAILTSLKPHSVLFIDEIHRLSRHVEEYLYTAMEDYYIDIVTGEGLGARSMKFTLAPFTLVGATTRAGLLNPPFRDRFGIVERLQFYDKDALRQILMRSAEILKVEIDEEGADEVARRSRGTPRVANRLLKRVRDYAQVKGNGVVTKDIAVYALNQLGVDQYGLDLMDRRILSLIQDKYAGGPVGIDTIAAALSEERDTLEEVYEPFLIQEGFIQKTQRGRVITEFAKNSVLADK, encoded by the coding sequence ATGAGTCGTATTCTTGAAGGCGATCCGGTCGAAGGCGAAAAGAGCTGGGAAAACGAACTGCGTCCCCAGAAATTTGAAGACTTCCCCGGTCAGGATGATGTGAAGGAAAAACTGAAGGTGTTCGTGGCGGCGGCCAAACACCGTGGTGAATCCCTGGATCACGTTTTGTTGTGCGGGCCTCCGGGCTTGGGTAAAACGACACTTTCCAAAATCATCGCCAATGACATGGGTGCTGAAATCAAGATGACATCGGCTCCGGCGATCGACAAAAAGGGTGACCTTGCGGCGATTTTGACTTCATTGAAGCCGCACTCGGTTTTGTTCATTGATGAAATTCACCGTTTGAGCCGTCATGTGGAAGAATACCTGTACACAGCGATGGAAGATTATTACATCGACATTGTGACCGGCGAAGGCCTGGGCGCGCGCTCGATGAAATTCACTTTGGCACCGTTCACTTTAGTGGGGGCGACCACACGGGCGGGGCTTTTGAATCCGCCGTTCCGGGATCGTTTCGGTATTGTGGAGCGTTTGCAGTTCTATGATAAGGATGCTCTTCGCCAGATCCTGATGAGATCTGCGGAAATTCTGAAAGTTGAAATCGACGAAGAGGGCGCAGATGAAGTGGCCCGTCGTTCGCGCGGAACTCCGCGTGTGGCGAACAGACTGCTGAAGCGTGTGCGTGATTACGCTCAAGTCAAAGGCAACGGTGTGGTGACGAAAGACATCGCCGTGTATGCGTTGAATCAGTTGGGTGTGGATCAGTATGGTTTGGACCTGATGGATCGCCGAATTCTCAGTCTGATACAGGATAAGTACGCTGGTGGTCCGGTGGGGATCGATACGATCGCTGCGGCCTTGAGTGAAGAGCGTGACACCCTGGAAGAGGTCTATGAGCCATTCCTGATTCAGGAGGGGTTCATTCAAAAGACCCAGCGTGGGCGTGTTATCACCGAATTTGCGAAAAACTCAGTTCTTGCGGACAAATAG
- a CDS encoding asparaginase produces MASKQPLIIEVLRGPVVESQHQVMAVVVNEIGNLVQYWGHPQYLTMPRSAIKMLQALPLIESGAAEKFNLEDKHIALACASHRGEKEHLAALSQWLEKAGLKEAQYVCGPHLPYDEASAHDMIRKNQKPSVLCNNCAGKHSAIISTCLHLGEDPTGYEKYEHNAQKRLRKVLSETMRIDHSKVPYGVDGCGIPTYAVPLQNMAIGMSTFINPKEAPARKVAAERILHAVRSNPFYISGSDNFATAVIEKSQGRAVIKGGAEGVFCGVLPEKKVAFAVKAADGAGRAAQAATAMLLLQLGGLNESEFKALSKFTMSPVTNWRGDVVGQIRIAKGS; encoded by the coding sequence ATGGCATCAAAGCAGCCGTTGATCATTGAGGTGTTGCGCGGTCCCGTGGTGGAAAGCCAGCACCAGGTGATGGCCGTTGTTGTTAACGAGATCGGCAACCTTGTGCAGTACTGGGGGCATCCTCAGTATCTGACCATGCCTCGCAGTGCAATCAAGATGTTGCAGGCTCTGCCGCTGATTGAATCCGGTGCCGCGGAAAAATTCAATCTGGAAGACAAGCACATTGCTTTGGCCTGCGCCTCGCATCGCGGAGAAAAAGAGCACTTGGCCGCCCTGTCGCAGTGGCTGGAAAAAGCCGGCTTGAAAGAAGCTCAGTACGTCTGTGGTCCGCATTTGCCTTACGATGAAGCCAGTGCCCACGATATGATTCGCAAAAATCAAAAGCCCAGCGTGCTTTGTAACAATTGTGCTGGTAAGCATTCGGCGATTATTTCGACCTGTCTGCATTTGGGCGAGGATCCCACGGGATATGAAAAGTACGAACACAATGCGCAGAAAAGACTGCGTAAGGTTTTAAGCGAAACCATGCGTATAGATCACTCCAAGGTTCCTTATGGAGTGGATGGTTGCGGTATTCCGACGTATGCCGTTCCGCTGCAGAATATGGCCATCGGGATGTCGACCTTTATTAATCCCAAAGAAGCTCCTGCGCGCAAAGTCGCAGCAGAGCGCATTTTGCACGCAGTCAGGTCCAACCCGTTTTATATTTCCGGCAGTGACAATTTTGCCACAGCTGTGATTGAAAAGTCACAAGGTCGTGCCGTGATCAAAGGCGGGGCTGAGGGTGTGTTCTGCGGGGTGCTGCCGGAAAAGAAGGTGGCTTTCGCGGTGAAAGCCGCTGACGGGGCCGGACGAGCCGCTCAGGCTGCCACGGCGATGCTTTTGCTGCAGTTGGGGGGCTTGAATGAAAGTGAATTCAAGGCGCTTTCCAAATTCACCATGTCTCCTGTCACAAACTGGCGTGGCGACGTGGTCGGGCAAATCCGCATTGCGAAGGGCTCTTAG
- the ruvC gene encoding crossover junction endodeoxyribonuclease RuvC — protein MVILGVDPGSRITGFGVVRVANGKIEHINHGVIVMDGDDAFPRRMTELGSAFREVMEKYKPEQVVIEKIFLGKNADSAFKLGHARGVIMYEAGLGGAEVQEYATRSVKKGVTGNGGASKEDVQAILKVMLSLKTISRIDASDALAMACYHAFEMKKKALMQRAVSL, from the coding sequence TTGGTTATTCTTGGGGTCGATCCCGGTTCCCGCATTACAGGTTTCGGTGTTGTTCGTGTGGCGAACGGAAAGATTGAGCATATCAATCACGGCGTGATCGTCATGGACGGTGACGACGCTTTTCCGCGCCGGATGACCGAACTGGGTTCTGCGTTCCGTGAAGTCATGGAAAAGTACAAACCCGAACAGGTCGTCATCGAAAAAATCTTCCTGGGTAAAAATGCCGACAGTGCCTTCAAACTAGGGCATGCCCGCGGTGTGATCATGTATGAAGCCGGCCTGGGCGGCGCTGAAGTTCAGGAATACGCCACCCGGTCCGTTAAAAAAGGTGTCACCGGCAACGGCGGCGCCTCCAAAGAGGACGTGCAGGCCATTTTGAAAGTGATGCTGAGCCTAAAAACCATCAGCCGCATCGATGCCTCTGACGCCCTGGCCATGGCTTGTTACCATGCCTTTGAAATGAAAAAGAAAGCCCTAATGCAAAGAGCGGTGAGTTTATGA
- a CDS encoding tetratricopeptide repeat protein: protein MPKIEASTIEKYQSLLEKDPNSQVFAPLAEAYREMGMLQEARKTVTAGVQRHPQFVGGLVTYAKVMRDLGELSKALETLKKATSLSSENILAHQLMAEVHLAQKNPKEALKSFKMVLFLNPNSKSAQKAVQKLESLTADEYDEDVFAMTKLPEVNLESPATSERTPDFGIEEVVIRPAPITTNKALERMLSLIDAFIVRNDLEKAHALLKDTRVEFGDHPEIQRRMKTLQVRYNDTDEAIPLKPIQPREKLIRERKLEVLEMMLRKIEDYRAQG, encoded by the coding sequence ATGCCCAAAATTGAAGCAAGCACCATTGAAAAGTACCAAAGCCTCCTCGAGAAAGATCCGAATTCTCAGGTTTTTGCTCCGCTGGCCGAGGCTTATCGCGAAATGGGAATGCTGCAGGAAGCCCGCAAAACCGTGACTGCAGGCGTTCAACGCCACCCGCAATTTGTCGGCGGCTTGGTCACTTACGCCAAGGTGATGCGTGATTTGGGAGAGCTTTCCAAAGCTCTGGAGACGCTGAAAAAAGCCACCTCCCTGTCCTCGGAAAACATTCTGGCGCACCAGTTGATGGCCGAAGTTCATCTGGCACAAAAGAATCCGAAGGAAGCTTTGAAGTCCTTTAAAATGGTTTTGTTCCTGAATCCAAATTCCAAAAGCGCCCAGAAAGCGGTGCAAAAACTGGAATCCCTGACGGCGGATGAATACGACGAAGACGTCTTTGCCATGACCAAACTGCCGGAAGTGAATCTGGAATCACCAGCAACCTCCGAGCGCACCCCGGATTTTGGCATCGAAGAGGTGGTCATCCGCCCGGCTCCGATCACCACGAACAAGGCTTTGGAGCGCATGCTTTCCCTGATTGATGCCTTTATTGTGCGCAACGATCTGGAAAAAGCCCATGCCCTTTTGAAAGACACCCGCGTGGAATTCGGCGACCATCCCGAGATCCAAAGACGCATGAAAACCCTTCAGGTCCGCTATAACGACACTGATGAGGCCATCCCCCTAAAACCGATCCAACCCCGTGAGAAGTTGATCCGCGAACGGAAGCTGGAAGTCCTTGAGATGATGCTTCGCAAAATAGAAGACTACCGCGCCCAAGGTTGA
- the efp gene encoding elongation factor P, with protein sequence MYETSDFRKGLKIMLEGKPYVIVDFQHVKPGKGNQFTRTKLRNMLTGQNLESTFKSGEKFEVPNVENKEMSFLYKDDTGYNFMSQETFEQIAMSEDDLGEAKYYLTENLKVVILFYNEKAVACDVPKAVNLTVAQTDPGIKGDRVTGATKPATMETGLTVGVPLHINEGDVLRIDTSTGEYVERVSQK encoded by the coding sequence ATGTACGAAACGTCGGACTTTAGAAAAGGTCTAAAAATCATGCTTGAGGGCAAGCCTTACGTGATCGTGGATTTCCAACACGTTAAACCAGGTAAAGGCAATCAGTTCACCCGCACCAAGCTAAGAAACATGCTGACGGGTCAGAACCTTGAATCCACTTTCAAATCCGGTGAAAAATTTGAAGTTCCAAACGTAGAAAACAAAGAGATGTCTTTCTTGTACAAGGACGACACGGGCTACAACTTCATGTCTCAGGAGACATTCGAGCAGATCGCTATGTCTGAAGACGACCTGGGCGAAGCAAAGTACTACCTGACTGAAAACCTGAAAGTTGTCATCTTGTTCTACAACGAAAAAGCCGTTGCTTGTGACGTGCCAAAAGCTGTGAACCTGACTGTGGCACAAACAGACCCAGGTATCAAAGGTGACCGTGTGACTGGCGCTACCAAGCCAGCGACGATGGAAACCGGCCTGACTGTAGGCGTTCCTTTGCACATCAATGAAGGCGATGTTCTTCGTATTGACACCTCCACAGGTGAGTACGTAGAGCGCGTCAGCCAAAAGTAA